A region of Vigna radiata var. radiata cultivar VC1973A chromosome 10, Vradiata_ver6, whole genome shotgun sequence DNA encodes the following proteins:
- the LOC106775751 gene encoding putative elongation of fatty acids protein DDB_G0272012, with the protein MLSSGLDLEYWLVNHPTIRNFSWTPGKTLGSSPHFLFFTILSYLFSTFILPHRIISSSISPQFIKTISALHNIFLLLLSFTMALGCLLSTLYHAPHLHWIVCFPPHTKPTGPLFFWAYIFYLSKILEFADTLLIILSKSIQRLTFLHVYHHSTVVIMCYIWLQTSQTLFPAVLFTNASVHVLMYAYYLSCALGVRPRWKKIVTNVQILQFYSSFLVLAVMLYYHFTGSGCSGVWGWTFNVVFYASLLVLFVDFHKKSYGASSKKNKLAVKPSKTFFYSNHTHK; encoded by the coding sequence ATGTTATCATCAGGGTTGGATTTGGAGTACTGGCTAGTGAACCATCCTACCATAAGAAACTTCTCATGGACACCAGGTAAAACCCTAGGTTCCTCACCacactttctcttcttcaccattctCTCTTACCTTTTCTCCACCTTCATTCTACCCCACAGGATCATATCTTCCTCCATATCACCACAGTTCATCAAAACCATCTCAGCCCTCCACAACATCTTCCTCCTTCTCCTCTCTTTCACCATGGCTCTTGGCTGCCTCCTCTCCACCCTCTACCATGCACCTCACCTCCACTGGATCGTCTGCTTCCCTCCCCACACCAAGCCCACCGGCCCTCTCTTCTTCTGGGCCTACATCTTCTACCTCTCCAAGATCCTCGAGTTCGCCGACACCCTCCTCATCATCCTCAGCAAATCCATCCAACGCCTCACCTTCCTCCACGTCTACCACCACTCCACCGTCGTCATCATGTGCTACATCTGGCTCCAAACCTCCCAGACCCTCTTCCCCGCCGTCCTCTTCACCAACGCCTCCGTGCATGTCCTGATGTACGCCTACTACTTATCCTGCGCACTCGGGGTGCGCCCCAGATGGAAGAAGATCGTCACCAACGTTCAGATCTTGCAGTTCTACTCCAGCTTCCTCGTTCTCGCCGTCATGCTCTACTACCACTTCACCGGTTCTGGCTGCTCCGGCGTCTGGGGTTGGACCTTCAACGTCGTCTTCTACGCCTCTCTTCTCGTTCTCTTCGTAGACTTTCACAAGAAGAGTTACGGTGCATCCTCCAAGAAGAATAAGCTCGCCGTTAAGCCTTCCAAGACCTTCTTTTATTCCAATCACACTCACAAGTGA
- the LOC106775313 gene encoding elongation of fatty acids protein 3-like has translation MGLMSVVEWLVVYQPRILNFTWNPPHTPFSSPLFLSLSIITYLSLTLLLTYLIPLPPIPPRLLKPITALHNLTLFLLSLFMVLGCALTLLTHTPHLRWAICFPPATPPSGPLFFWAYVFYLSKFLEFLDTLFIILSRSTRRLSFLHVYHHSTVVLMSYLWLQTSQSLFPIALLTNASVHVVMYAYYFLTALSFRPSWKRAVTDFQILQFLFSFAISALMLHYHFSTSGCSGIWGWCFNALFNASLLALFLDFHLKSYANRRNTAHKRILHKDS, from the coding sequence ATGGGTTTGATGTCAGTGGTGGAGTGGTTGGTGGTGTACCAGCCAAGAATCCTGAACTTCACATGGAACCCTCCTCACACACCCTTCTCCTCCCCTCTCTTCCTATCTCTCTCAATCATAACATACCTCTCACTCACTCTCCTTCTCACCTACCTCATCCCTCTCCCACCCATCCCTCCCCGCCTCCTGAAGCCCATAACCGCCCTCCACAACCTCaccctcttcctcctctccctCTTCATGGTCCTGGGCTGCGCCCTCACCCTCCTCACCCACACCCCACACCTCCGCTGGGCCATCTGCTTCCCACCCGCCACACCCCCCTCCGGGCCCCTCTTCTTCTGGGCCTACGTCTTCTACCTCTCTAAGTTCCTCGAATTCCTTGACACCCTCTTCATCATCCTCTCCCGCTCAACCCGACGCCTCTCCTTCCTCCATGTTTACCACCACTCCACCGTCGTTCTCATGTCCTACCTCTGGCTCCAAACCTCCCAGTCCCTCTTCCCCATCGCCCTCCTCACCAACGCCTCCGTCCACGTCGTCATGTACGCCTACTACTTCCTCACCGCCCTCTCCTTCCGCCCCTCCTGGAAGCGCGCCGTCACCGACTTCCAGATCCTCCAGTTCCTCTTCAGCTTCGCAATTTCTGCCCTAATGCTCCACTACCACTTCTCCACCTCCGGATGCTCCGGAATTTGGGGCTGGTGCTTCAATGCCCTCTTCAACGCCTCTCTTTTGGccctttttcttgattttcatcTCAAGAGTTATGCTAACAGGAGGAACACCGCCCACAAACGCATTCTTCACAAGGACTCCTAA
- the LOC106776079 gene encoding protein RETICULATA-RELATED 1, chloroplastic, whose protein sequence is MLPALSQFKINHVGAKCSPNPIPMLPTLHHTRRPLLYRSSSSSDLRNISGLKITAHVETDSTNHLERCFNAPVASEPASMKGGQYGAFGAVTLEKSKLDLSQKETVSSPELATGGGGGDIGKKINHGGGDGGDDDGDDDDYFDDFDEGDEGDEGGLFRRRILFEELFDRKFVDAVLNEWQRTMMDLPAGLRQAYEMGLVSSAQMVKFLAINARPTTSRFISRRLPQTLSRSFIGRLLADPAFLYRFVLEEVATVGCSLWWELKNRKDRIKQEWDLALVNVLTAAACNALVVWSLAPCRSYGNTFRFDLQNTLQKLPNNIFEKSYPLREFDLQKRIQCFLFKAAELCMVGLSAGAVQGALSNTLASKKEGRLSVTVPSVSTNALGYGAFLGIYANLRYQLLCGFDRAMMTHFDVIGVALFFSTTFRFLNVQLGETSKRVWLGVEADPLAQSDDLLKVYNRTSENVETPSSKWFISKNAVVSGLGLLGIKQRSADGTGAESSAPKARRKRIVRKKVAAGSA, encoded by the exons ATGCTTCCGGCACTCTCTCAATTCAAGATTAACCATGTCGGGGCTAAATGCTCCCCTAACCCTATTCCCATGCTTCCCACGCTCCACCACACGCGCCGCCCTCTACTTTACCGATCCTCTTCATCCTCCGACCTCAGGAACATCTCCGGCCTCAAAATTACCGCCCACGTCGAAACCGACTCCACCAATCACTTGGAGCGTTGCTTTAACGCGCCCGTCGCTTCCGAGCCTGCCTCTATGAAGGGCGGCCAGTACGGCGCGTTCGGCGCCGTCACCTTGGAGAAATCAAAACTCGATTTATCCCAAAAGGAAACCGTTTCTAGCCCTGAG CTAGCCACTGGGGGAGGTGGTGGAGATATAGGAAAGAAAATCAAtcatggtggtggtgatggaggcgatgatgatggtgatgatgatgattactTTGATGACTTTGATGAAGGTGATGAGGGAGATGAGGGTGGCTTGTTTAGGAGACGAATACTTTTTGAAGAG CTATTTGACCGAAAGTTTGTGGACGCTGTGTTAAATGAGTGGCAAAGGACTATGATGGATTTGCCTGCAGGGCTTCGGCAAGCTTATGAAATG gGGTTGGTTAGTTCAGCTCAAATGGTAAAATTTCTCGCAATCAATGCAAGGCCAACCACCAGTAGGTTTATTTCCCGAAGACTGCCTCAAACACTATCAAGGTCTTTCATTGGCAG GTTGCTCGCGGATCCTGCATTCTTGTATAGGTTTGTGTTGGAGGAGGTAGCTACAGTGGGTTGCTCGTTGTGGTGGGAGTTAAAAAATCGGAAAGATAG GATAAAGCAGGAGTGGGATCTTGCACTTGTGAACGTGCTGACAGCGGCAGCATGCAATGCACTAGTTGTTTGGTCCCTTGCTCCTTGTCGATCATATGGGAACACATTTCGGTTTGATTTACAAAATACATTGCAGAAGCTTCCAAACAACATATTTGAGAAGAGCTATCCACTTAGGGAATTTGATTTGCAAAAGAGGATCCAATGCTTTTTGTTCAAGGCTGCTGAGTTGTGCATGGTTGGTTTGAGTGCTGGTGCAGTACAAGGTGCATTGTCAAACACTTTGGCGAGTAAAAAGGAGGGAAG ATTATCTGTTACAGTCCCGAGTGTTAGCACTAATGCGCTTGGTTACGGTGCTTTTCTCGGAATTTATGCTAACCTTAGATATCAACTGTTATGTGGGTTTGATAGAGCAATGATGACCCATTTTGATGTTATTGGAGTTGCCCTGTTCTTCAGCACAACATTCAG GTTCTTGAACGTTCAATTAGGAGAGACTTCTAAGCGTGTATGGCTTGGAGTTGAGGCAGATCCACTGGCCCAGTCGGACGACCTCTTGAAAGTGTACAACAGGACTTCTGAGAATGTAGAAACGCCATCCTCAAAATGGTTTATATCAAAGAATGCGGTGGTTTCTGGGCTTGGGCTCCTGGGCATCAAACAAAGGAGTGCGGACGGGACAGGTGCAGAATCCTCAGCTCCTAAAGCTCGGCGGAAAAGGATTGTTCGGAAGAAGGTTGCGGCGGGTTCTGCGTGA